The following DNA comes from Microbacterium terregens.
AGGCCCCCGGCGACGTGCTGGTGTTCCTGCCGGGTGAGGCCGAGATCCGGGACGCGATGGATGCCGTCTCGGGCATGTACGCGAAGGACGCGGCCCCGGTCGAGGTGCTGCCGCTGTACGGCCGCCTGAGCGCCGCCGAACAGCATCGCGTCTTTGAGCGTTCGAAGGTCGCGGGCGTGCGGCGTCGGGTGATCCTGGCGACGAACGTCGCCGAGACCAGCCTGACGGTGCCGGGCATCAAGTACGTGATCGACACCGGGACCGCGCGCATTTCGCGCTACAGCAACCGCACGAAGATCCAGCAGCTGCCGATCGAGGCGATCTCGCAGGCGTCGGCGCAGCAGCGGGCAGGACGAGCGGGTCGGACGGCGGCGGGGATCGCGATCCGCCTGTACTCCGAGGAGGATTTCGACAAGCGGCCCGAATTCACCGAGCCTGAGATCCTGCGCACGAGCCTGGCCTCGGTCATCCTGCAGATGCTGTCCCTCGGGTTCGGCGACATCGCATCGTTCCCGTTCCTCACGCCCCCCGACTCGCGAGGCGTCAAGGCCGCGATCGACCTGCTGCTCGAGCTCGGGGCCGTCCGGCCGGCGGGCGGCGCGGGGACCGGACGGGACCGCGACGCGCGATCGGCGCGCAGCTCGGCGACCGCCGGCACCCGGCTCACCGACCTGGGCCGCGAGATCTCGCGGCTCCCGATCGATCCGCGCTTCGCCCGGATGCTCATCGAGGCTCGGCGGACGGGTGTCCAGCGCGACGTGCTGGCCATCGTGTCCGGGATGTCCATCCAGGACGTCCGCGAGCGCCCCGAAGACCGCCGGGAGGAAGCGGACCGGATGCACGCGCGCTTCGTGGACCCGACCAGCGACTTCGTCACGCTGCTCAACCTCTGGAACCACCTGCAGGAGCAGCAGGCCGCGCTCGGCTCCAGCGCGTTCCGGCGCTTGTGCCGCTCGGAGTACCTGAACTATGTGCGCGTGCGGGAGTGGGTGGACGTACACCGGCAGCTGCGGACGCTGATGGGCGGGCAGCGCGGCGACAAAGCCGACGTCTCCGCCGGGCCGCCTTCGACCCCGGGTGGGGGCGCCGACGAGCTGCACAGAGCGATCCTGTCCGGGCTGCTGTCCCACATCGGCATCCTGGACGAGCGCAGCGTCGCGAAATCCGCCGCCGTGCGCTCGTCCGGCGGACGAGCCGAGCCCAAGCGCGCGCAGGGCGGCGAGTACCTCGGCGCGCGCGGAGCACGTTTCGCGATCTTCCCCGGCTCGGGTCTGCGCAAGAAGCGACCGACCGCGGTGATGGCCGCGGAGCTGGTGGAGACCTCCCGCCTGTTCGCCCGCACGGTCGCCGCCGTCGATCCCGCGTGGGCGGAGCAGCTCGCCGGCGACCTCGCCAAACGTCAGCTGAGCGAGCCGCACTGGTCGAAGGCGGCGGGCGCGGCATCCGTCTACGAGAAGGTGACACTGTTCGGGGTGGAGATCATCCCCCGGCGCCGTGCCCAGCTCGCCCGGTTCGACCGGCCGCTCGCCCGCGAGCTGTTCGTGCGTCATGCCCTCGTCGAGGGCGAGTGGGATCCGTCCGGACTCGACAAGCGCCTGACCGCCTTCGAGCGGCGCAACCTGGAGCTGCGCCGCCGCCTGGAGAAGATCGAGGAGCGCGAGCGCCGCCGCGACATCCTCGTCGGCGACGAGGCGGTGTTCGCGTTCTACGACGCGCGGCTGCCGCGTGACGTGTTCGACGTCCGCTCGTTCGAGGCGTGGTGGCGGGATGCCGCGGTCCGCACTCCGCACCTGCTCGACATGACCGAAGGCGACCTGCTGGATGACGCCGCGCGGGCGGACGAACGCGACTTCCCTGCGCGCTGGCGCCAGCAGGACCAGGTGCTCTCGCTCACATACCGCTTCGAACCGGGGACGGACGATGACGGTGTGACCGCCGTGGTCCCCCTCGCGCTCCTGGCACAGGTGCGTCCGGACGGGTTCGACTGGCAGGTCCCCGGCCTGCGGGACGAACTGATCACCGCACTGCTGCGTTCGCTGCCGAAGTCGATCCGCCGGCACGTCGTTCCTGCGGCGGACTGGGCGGCGCGGTTCGCCGAGGAGCTGGAAGGCCAAGGACCCGAAGCGCACGCGGGCCTGCCGCCCACGTCCCTGCGCGCGGCACTGGCCGTCCGTATCCAGCGGGTGGCGAACCAGCCGGTCAGCGAGGCCGACTTCGAGCTGGACCGGATCCCCGTCCACCTCATGGTGAAGTTCCGCGTCGTCGACGAGCGCGGGCGCGCCGTCGGGTCCGACCGGGATCTGCGTGCCCTGCAGAAGCGGTTCTCCGACCGTGCGCGCACCTCGGTGGAGAAGTCGCTGACCCGGTCGCTGAGCACGCCGGGCGAGACGAAACGACCCGGGCCCACGGCGGTGGCGGGGCCTCCGGGCCCGGCCGCGCCGGCGGCGGGGATCCAGCCGCGCTCGGGCATCACCGACTGGGACTTCGGAGAGCTTCCCCCGGTGGTCGACACGAAGGTGGCCGGCGGGGTCGTTCGCGGGTACCCCGCGCTGGTCGATGAGGGCTCCAGCGTCGCCCTCCGGGTGGAGGCCACGCCCGAGGCCGCGGAGAGGTCCACACACGCGGGCGTCCGCCGCCTTCTGCTGCTGGCCGTGCCGTCGCCCGCACCGTACGTGCTGGAGCACCTCACCTCCGCCGAGAAGCTCGTGCTCGCGGCATCCCCTTATCCCTCGGCCAGGGCACTGGTCGAGGATGCGCGGGTGGCGGTGGCCGATGCCGTTCTGGCGCGCACCGAGGGATCGGCGCCGTTGCGGACGCGCGCCGCCTTCGAGAACGCCAGGGACGCGCTGTCCTCCGCCGTGGTGGAGGACACGTTCCAGACGGTGTCGCTCGCCGCGCGCATCCTCACCATCGCGCGGGAGGTCGACCGGGCGGTCCGCTCGCAGAATTCGCTCACCCTGCTCGGCGCCCTGAACGACGTGCGCGGCCAGGTCGCCGGACTGGTGTTCCCCGATTTCCTTTCGCGCATCGGGGCGGCCCGGCTCCAGAACGTGCCCCGATACCTGCAGGGCGCGCGCGAGCGCGTGAACGCGCTGGCGGATCACCCCGGCCGAGACCGCCAGCGCATGACCGAGTTCGAGCGCGCCGCGACGGTCTACGCCGAGGCCGGCGGATCGATCCCGCTCGCGCCGGACGCCGCTCCGGCGATCCAGCGCACGCGGTGGCTGCTCGAGGAATATCGGGTGAGCCTGTTCGCGCAGCACCTCGGCACCGCCGAGGCGGTGTCACTGCAGCGGATTCTCAAGTCTCTTCGGGAATAGGGTTTCCGAAACGAAAGGTTCTCTGCCATGGCCACAGCGATCGTCTACACCGAATTCGGCGGGCCCGAGGTCCTCACCGTGACCGACGTCGCCGTGCCTCCGCCCGGCGTCGATGAGATCGCCGTGCGGGTCGAAGCCGCAGGCGTCAACCCCATCGATGCCAAGCTGCGCGCCGGCCGGCGTGCGTCGCCGGCGCTGACGGGACCGCGTCGCGTCGGCACCGACGCGGCGGGGGTGGTCTCCGCGGTCGGCGACGACGTCGACGGTTTCCGCGTCGGCGACGAGGTGGTGATCTTCGGCGCATCGGGGACGTACGCTTCCGAGATCGTCGTGCCGGAGCGCGACGCGCAGCCGCGTCCCCCGGGGGTGAGCGCCGAGATCGGCGCGGCCCTGGGCGTTCCGGTCGGAACCGCGTACCAGACCCTGCGTTCGCTCGCGGTCGGCCCGCGCGACACACTTCTCGTGCACGCCGGATCCGGGTCGGTCGGGCAGGCCGTGATCCAGTACGCGGTGCTGTGGGGCGCGAGGGTGGTGGCCACCTCGTCGGAGCGACGGTTCGACCGGGTCCGCGAGCTCGGCGCGATTCCGGTCGCGTACGGCGAGGGGCTGGCCGACCGCGTGCGCGCGCTGGCACCTCAGGGGGTCACCGCGGCGATCGATGCCGCCGGCACCGACGAGGCGATCGAGGTCTCCCTCGCGCTCGTGGCCGATCGCGACCGCATCGCGACGCTGGTCCGGGGGCGGGATGCCGCATCCTTCGGCATCCGCGCCTTCTCCGGGGGCAGCCCCCGTCCACTCAGCGCGATCGAGCAGGGTTGGCGGCGCGAGGCGATGCCCGTGACGCTGGCGCTGCTGGCGGCCGGGCGGTTCTCGGTCGAACTCGGACCCGCGTTCCCCCTCGCCGACGCCCCTGCGGCGCATCAGGCCGTGGAGGACGGCGTCCCCGGCAAGATCACCCTCCTCCCCTGACCCCGCAGTCCGCGAGACCGGATAGGCGCCGCGAGACGGAGTGCGTTCGCCTCTGTCTGGTGCCGCCTATCCGGTCTCGCGGTCAGTCGGGCGGCGCGACCGGGCGTCCGAGTGACAGCATCAGCCGATTGGCCCAGTTGAAGAACGCGGCGCCGTGCACGACGTCGGCGATCTCGAGGTCGTCCAGCCCCGCCGCGCGCAGGCGGGCGACGTGCTCGGCAGCGAACGCGATCGGAGTGGCCGTCAGTGCGGCCGCGGCATCCGTGACGGCGTTCCACCGTTCGCCCAGATCGGCCTGGACGCCCCGCGCGAGCAGCTCATCGACCAGGTCGGGGCGCCGAGAGTGGTGCGCGGCGAAGCGTGCGTGCACCGAAGCGCAGAACACGCACCCGTTGACGCGGGATGCCGCGGCCGCGGCGAGTTCGCGCTCGGCGCGAGGAAGGCCCTCGGCGACGTTGTAGAAGATGTCCTTGTCGACCAGGGTGCGTGCGCGCAGGATCTCGGGGTCGCGGACCAGCAGTCGGAAGTAGTCGCTGGACGCCCTCCCGCGATCCACGAGGCCGTCGTAATGACGTTCGGTCAGCTCCTCCACGCGGAGCGGCTCCAGCCACGGCAGCCACCCGACCTCGCCGCGCGTGAAGGCGTGCGGATACGCAGCCTCATGGGTCAGTGTGCCCGCGGGGATCGTTGCGCCGGTCATGCCGCCGCCCCCGCGGTGTCGCTGCCGGCATGCGTGCCACTGACGATGCCCGTCTCGGCGAGGACGCGCAGGCCCGCGGCGACCCGCTGCTGGAACGCGAGGAACGCCACGAGCTGAGAGAGGGTGACGATCGAGTCGGCGCTCCAGCCCGCGCCGAGCAGGCGGTCGATCGCGGGCGACGACGCCTCGCGGGGCCGGCTCACGAGCAGCTGGGCGTGGGCGAGCGCGACCGCGACCCGCTGCCCGAGCGTCTCAGCGACCGACGCGCTCGGAGAGTAGCGCGGCCCCTCGGCGCCCTCGCTGCGAAGCCCGGCCTCGGCGTAGGCACCGAAAGGGCCGGGCGTCGCGGCAGCTTCTGCCTCGGCGAGAACGATCTCCGCACCCGCCGGGTCGGCGGCGCGTGCGAGCGCCGCGTACCGCTGGGCGGTGGCGTCGTCGGCGGTCAGCCGCGTCGCGAAAGCCGCGATCAGCAGACGCTCTGCAAGGGGGAAGCCGGCGTCGTCGACGGGGGCGAACAGCGCGTCGCTGCTGGCCTGCAGCTGATCCCTGGTCACGGGGCGTCGGCGGCGGAGGTCGTCGAGCGAACCGCCGGCGCCAACGCCTGCCAATTCGTCGATGAGGTCAGGGGCGGAGGAGATCATGCGTCGTCCTTTCTCGGAGGGGATGCGGGCGCGTGCGCCGCGGTCGGAATCAGTGCGCGTGTCGCCGGGTCGCGGTCTCGCGTGGCCCAGCCGAGGGCGGGCGCGACCTCCGTGGCGAACAGCTCGATCGAGCGCAGCACGAAGTCGTGCGGGGCATCGACGGAATGCACCTGGAAGGCGACCTCGGTGGTGCGGGACAGCGTGGTGTCGCGCGACAGCGACTCGGCCACTTCTGCGGGCGTGCCCAGATGCGTGTCCAGGGCGAGGATGAGCTCCTCGAGCGTGTCGCCGGGGATCGTCTGACCCGCGCGGCGGAACCCGTCGGCCGCGCGGGCCAGCCCGACCTCGGCGAAGCGCAGCGCATCGCGCCGGTCATCGGCCACGAACACGGTTCGGGATGCCGTGACCCGTGGTGCCGCGCCGGACGGAAGCGCCGCGAGGTACGCGTCGATGATCGGCTCCTGGATCGCCGCGAGCGACGCGCGCGGCTCCTCCGCCG
Coding sequences within:
- the hrpA gene encoding ATP-dependent RNA helicase HrpA, translated to MRAPEPVIFYPPELPVSGARDEIARAIRDSQVVIVAGATGSGKTTQLPKICLELGRTRIAHTQPRRIAARTIAERIAEELEVPLGTTVGYKVRFTDKVQEDTRVTLMTDGILLNEIHRDRLLRRYDTIIVDEAHERSLNVDFLLGYLTEVLPKRPDLRVIVTSATIDPESFAKHFADAAGNPAPIIEVSGRTYPVEIRYRCPDAELAARAEGETKRRPDASGTGDEVDGITAALRELDREAPGDVLVFLPGEAEIRDAMDAVSGMYAKDAAPVEVLPLYGRLSAAEQHRVFERSKVAGVRRRVILATNVAETSLTVPGIKYVIDTGTARISRYSNRTKIQQLPIEAISQASAQQRAGRAGRTAAGIAIRLYSEEDFDKRPEFTEPEILRTSLASVILQMLSLGFGDIASFPFLTPPDSRGVKAAIDLLLELGAVRPAGGAGTGRDRDARSARSSATAGTRLTDLGREISRLPIDPRFARMLIEARRTGVQRDVLAIVSGMSIQDVRERPEDRREEADRMHARFVDPTSDFVTLLNLWNHLQEQQAALGSSAFRRLCRSEYLNYVRVREWVDVHRQLRTLMGGQRGDKADVSAGPPSTPGGGADELHRAILSGLLSHIGILDERSVAKSAAVRSSGGRAEPKRAQGGEYLGARGARFAIFPGSGLRKKRPTAVMAAELVETSRLFARTVAAVDPAWAEQLAGDLAKRQLSEPHWSKAAGAASVYEKVTLFGVEIIPRRRAQLARFDRPLARELFVRHALVEGEWDPSGLDKRLTAFERRNLELRRRLEKIEERERRRDILVGDEAVFAFYDARLPRDVFDVRSFEAWWRDAAVRTPHLLDMTEGDLLDDAARADERDFPARWRQQDQVLSLTYRFEPGTDDDGVTAVVPLALLAQVRPDGFDWQVPGLRDELITALLRSLPKSIRRHVVPAADWAARFAEELEGQGPEAHAGLPPTSLRAALAVRIQRVANQPVSEADFELDRIPVHLMVKFRVVDERGRAVGSDRDLRALQKRFSDRARTSVEKSLTRSLSTPGETKRPGPTAVAGPPGPAAPAAGIQPRSGITDWDFGELPPVVDTKVAGGVVRGYPALVDEGSSVALRVEATPEAAERSTHAGVRRLLLLAVPSPAPYVLEHLTSAEKLVLAASPYPSARALVEDARVAVADAVLARTEGSAPLRTRAAFENARDALSSAVVEDTFQTVSLAARILTIAREVDRAVRSQNSLTLLGALNDVRGQVAGLVFPDFLSRIGAARLQNVPRYLQGARERVNALADHPGRDRQRMTEFERAATVYAEAGGSIPLAPDAAPAIQRTRWLLEEYRVSLFAQHLGTAEAVSLQRILKSLRE
- a CDS encoding NADP-dependent oxidoreductase, with the translated sequence MATAIVYTEFGGPEVLTVTDVAVPPPGVDEIAVRVEAAGVNPIDAKLRAGRRASPALTGPRRVGTDAAGVVSAVGDDVDGFRVGDEVVIFGASGTYASEIVVPERDAQPRPPGVSAEIGAALGVPVGTAYQTLRSLAVGPRDTLLVHAGSGSVGQAVIQYAVLWGARVVATSSERRFDRVRELGAIPVAYGEGLADRVRALAPQGVTAAIDAAGTDEAIEVSLALVADRDRIATLVRGRDAASFGIRAFSGGSPRPLSAIEQGWRREAMPVTLALLAAGRFSVELGPAFPLADAPAAHQAVEDGVPGKITLLP
- a CDS encoding alkylhydroperoxidase domain protein → MTGATIPAGTLTHEAAYPHAFTRGEVGWLPWLEPLRVEELTERHYDGLVDRGRASSDYFRLLVRDPEILRARTLVDKDIFYNVAEGLPRAERELAAAAASRVNGCVFCASVHARFAAHHSRRPDLVDELLARGVQADLGERWNAVTDAAAALTATPIAFAAEHVARLRAAGLDDLEIADVVHGAAFFNWANRLMLSLGRPVAPPD
- a CDS encoding CMD domain protein; the protein is MISSAPDLIDELAGVGAGGSLDDLRRRRPVTRDQLQASSDALFAPVDDAGFPLAERLLIAAFATRLTADDATAQRYAALARAADPAGAEIVLAEAEAAATPGPFGAYAEAGLRSEGAEGPRYSPSASVAETLGQRVAVALAHAQLLVSRPREASSPAIDRLLGAGWSADSIVTLSQLVAFLAFQQRVAAGLRVLAETGIVSGTHAGSDTAGAAA